From Mycobacterium colombiense CECT 3035:
GCGCAGGTCGAGCCGCGTCTCCCGGAAACGGGCCGAGCGGGGCCGTCGGCGGCGGTTCGCCGGCAAGATCGCGCTCGCGGTGCTCGTCGTGGTGGTGGTCGCCGGTGTCTTCCTCGGCGGCAGGCTGTGGCACACGCTGTTCGGGCCCGGCGACGACTACAGCGGTGGCGGCAAGCGGGACTTGGTGATCCAGGTGCAGGCCGGCGACTCGACCACCAACATCGGCGAGACGCTGCAAAAAGAGCAGGTCATCAAGACGGTGCGGGCGTTCGTCAACGCCGCGCACGGCAACAGCGCCATCAACTCGATCCAGCCCGGCTTCTACCGGATGCGCACCGAGATCCCGGCGGCCAACGCCGTCGCGCGGCTGACCGACCCGAAGAGCCGGGTGGGCCGGCTGGTCATCCCGGAGGGCCGCCAGCTCGACGACACCACCGACATGAAGACCAACGTGGTGACGCCGGGGATCCTGACCCTGATCTCGCGCGCCACCTGCGTGGATCTCGACGGTGACACGCACTGCGTCCGGGCGGAGGATCTGCGCGCGGCGGCGACCAACAGCTCTCCGCTGGCGCTGGCGGTGCCGCCATGGGCCACCGAACCCGTCGGTGAGCTCGGCAAGGACCACCGCCGGATCGAGGGCCTGATCGCGCCCGGCACCTTCAACATCGATCCGTCCGCGTCGCCGGAGAGCATCCTGGCCACCCTGATCGGCGCCGGCGGTGAGGAGTACGTGAAGTCCGGGCTGGTGGACACCGCACAGGCCATGGGCCTGTCGCCCTACGACATCCTGGTGGTGGCGTCGCTGGTGCAGCAGGAATCCAACTCCCAGGACTTCGCCAAGGTCGCGCAGGTCATCTACAACCGCCTGCACGCCCACCACACGCTCGAGTTCGACTCGACGGTCAACTACCCGCTGGACCGCCGCGAGGTGGCCACCAGCGACGCCGACCGGGCCCAGAAGACGCCGTGGAACACCTACGTGTCGCAGGGCCTGCCGGCCACCGCGATCTGTTCGCCCGGCACAGACGCGCTCAACGCCGCCGAGCACCCGCAGCCCGGCGACTGGCTGTACTTCGTCACCATCGACGCCCAGGGCACGACGCTGTTCACCCGCGACTACCAACAACATCTGGCCAACATCGAGCTGGCTAAGCGCAACGGTGTCCTCGACAGCACGCCCCGTTAGCCCGGGCCCCCGCAAGGCGGCCGTGCTCGGCAAGCCGATCGCCCACTCGAAGTCCCCGCAGCTGCATCTGGCCGCCTACCGCGCGCTGGGCCTGGCCGACTGGACGTACGAGCGCATCGAATGCGACGCCGAGCAGCTGCCCGGCGTGGTCGGCGGCATGGGCCCCGAATGGGTCGGGGTGTCGGTGACCATGCCCGGCAAGTTCGCCGCTTTGCGATTCGCCGACGAGCGCACCGACCGGGCGCAGCGGGTGGGATCGGCCAACACGCTGGTGCGCACCCCGGCGGGGTGGCGCGCCGACAACACCGACATCGACGGGGTCGCCGGGGCGCTCGCGTCAACAAAGCGGACCTCGGGATGGGCGCTCGTCTGTGGATCGGGCGGCACCGCGCCGGCCGCCGTCGCCGGCCTGGCCCAGTTGGGCGTCGCCGGCATCACCGTGGTGGCCCGCAACCCCGATAAGGCGGCCCGCCTGCTGGGCCTGGGCGACGAGCTGGGCGTGCCGACCCGCTTCTGCGACCTGGACGGGCACGGGCTGGCCGATGAGGTGGCGGGCGCGGAGGTGCTGGTCAGCACCATTCCGGCGGACATCGCCGAACGCTACGCCGGCACCTTCGCACGCATCGGTGTGCTGCTGGACGCCGTCTACGACCCGTGGCCCACGCCGCTGGCCGCCGCGGTCGGCGCCGCCGGCGGGCGGGTGGTCAGCGGCCTGCAGATGCTGCTGCACCAGGCTTTCGCGCAGGTGGAACAGTTCACCGGGCGGCCCGCCCCGCGCGAGGCGATGACTTGCGCGCTGACCGCGCCGCAATAGCCTGCCGCGCATGCGGATTGCGTGCGCGTGCCTGGTGCTGGCCTGGCTGGCGGCGTTGAGTTGCTACGACATCCGCGAACGCCGCCTGCCCAACGCGCTGACGCTGACCGGGGCCGCGGCGATCCTGGCGGCCGCGACGCTGGCCGGGCGCGGGCCCGCGGCGCTGGGCGGAACCGCGGCGCTGACCGCGATCTACCTGGTGGTGCACTGCGCCGCGCCGGACGGAATGGGCGCCGGCGACGTCAAGCTGGCCCTGGGCCTGGGCGCGTTGACCGGTTGCTTCGGGGTCGGCGCGTGGTTCCTGGCGGCGCTGGGCGCGCCGCTGCTGACCGCGGCGGTCGGTTTGGTCCGGACTGCCCGGCGCGCCGGTGCCGCGGTGCCGCACGGCCCGTCGATGTGTCTGGCCAGCGCGGCGGCGGTGGGGCTGACGCTGTACTGATGCCCTCAGTGCGGGACGGCGGTGGGGCGCAGCAGCGGCAGCAGCTGGTCGCCGAGCCTGACCGTCTCCGACTGGTACGGGGTGTCCGACAGCACGAAATGGGTGACCCCGAGATCGGCGTATTTGCGCAGCGCGGCGGCGACTTCGGCGGCCGAGCCGACCAGCCAGGTGGTCCCGGCGCCCTCCCCGCCGTACTTGCTCGGCGTCGTGTACAGGCAGGAATCGACCACCTCGCTGCGCCCGGCGAGGTCGTTGAGCCGCCGCTGGCCCTCGGACCCGGCCGGGTCGTGCAGCAGCAGCATGGTCGGCGTGCCGGCCAGCTTGGCGACCTTCGCCTCGGCGTCGCGCCAGGCCTGCTCGGAGGTGTCGCGCACCAGCGTCGTCACCCGCAGGCCGAACTCGAGCGGCGCGTGCTCGCGACCGAGCTTGTGGGACAACGACTTCAGCCGGTCGATGCGCTCGGCGATGCCGTCCAGCGACTCGCCCCAGAACAGCTGGACGTCGGCGTCGGTCGCGGCGACCTGCTCGGCGGCCGCCGATGCGCCGCCGAAGTAGAGCTTCGGGTAGCGGCCGTCTTCCGCACCCAGCGGGCGCGGCTGCAGCGTCGAGTGTTCGACGCCGAAGAACTCGCCCCGGAAGGTGACGTCGTCCTCGCTCCACAGGCGGCGAACCAGCCGGATGAATTCGCGGGTGCGGTCGTAGCGGCGGCCCTTGTCGACTTCGGTGTCGCCGTACGCGGCCAGATCATCGGCGCCGCTGACGACGTTGATCAGCAGCCGGCCGCCGTTGAGCCGATCCAGGGTCGCCGCCGCACTGGCGAAATGCGCCGGCTGCCAATACCCGGGCCGCACCGCCACCAGCGGGGCGAAGTTGGTGGTGCGCGCGGCGATCGCGGTCGCGACGGTGAAGGTGTCCGGCCGTCCCCAGCCGGTGCCGATCAGCGCGCCTTCCCAGCCGTGTTGCTCGGCGCGCAGCGCCAGATCGACCGAATAGTCCAGGCTTCCCCAGCCGTCGACGGTGTCGTCGCCGCGATGGCCGGGCTCGACGGTATTCGGTATGTACCAGAGAAATTGACCCTTATCGGCGGGCACGGTGCACCTTCTCTCTTGGGTTCACGCGGCGGCGACGTACCGGTCGCCGGTGAGCCGTTCGCGCAGCGTCTTGTCCGTGTACGAGGTGCGGAAGAGCCCGCGGGACCGCAGAATCGGCACCACCTCGTCGACGAACACCTCCAGACCGTCGGGGAAGACGTCGGGCATCAGGTTGAAGCCGTCGGCGGCACCGGTTCGGAACCACCGCTCGATGGTGTCGGCCACGTCGACCGGCGACCCCACGATCACCCGGTGGCCCGAGCCGCTGAACTCGCGGAGGGTCTCCCGCAGCGTCAGCCCGCGGCCGGTCACCAGACGCACGACCGACTCCCGAAAACCCAGCGAGCCAACGAATTTCGACGGGTCCG
This genomic window contains:
- the mltG gene encoding endolytic transglycosylase MltG: MVDSARRERAEPEAVGAPSRRRSSRVSRKRAERGRRRRFAGKIALAVLVVVVVAGVFLGGRLWHTLFGPGDDYSGGGKRDLVIQVQAGDSTTNIGETLQKEQVIKTVRAFVNAAHGNSAINSIQPGFYRMRTEIPAANAVARLTDPKSRVGRLVIPEGRQLDDTTDMKTNVVTPGILTLISRATCVDLDGDTHCVRAEDLRAAATNSSPLALAVPPWATEPVGELGKDHRRIEGLIAPGTFNIDPSASPESILATLIGAGGEEYVKSGLVDTAQAMGLSPYDILVVASLVQQESNSQDFAKVAQVIYNRLHAHHTLEFDSTVNYPLDRREVATSDADRAQKTPWNTYVSQGLPATAICSPGTDALNAAEHPQPGDWLYFVTIDAQGTTLFTRDYQQHLANIELAKRNGVLDSTPR
- a CDS encoding shikimate dehydrogenase, which gives rise to MSSTARPVSPGPRKAAVLGKPIAHSKSPQLHLAAYRALGLADWTYERIECDAEQLPGVVGGMGPEWVGVSVTMPGKFAALRFADERTDRAQRVGSANTLVRTPAGWRADNTDIDGVAGALASTKRTSGWALVCGSGGTAPAAVAGLAQLGVAGITVVARNPDKAARLLGLGDELGVPTRFCDLDGHGLADEVAGAEVLVSTIPADIAERYAGTFARIGVLLDAVYDPWPTPLAAAVGAAGGRVVSGLQMLLHQAFAQVEQFTGRPAPREAMTCALTAPQ
- a CDS encoding prepilin peptidase, which produces MRIACACLVLAWLAALSCYDIRERRLPNALTLTGAAAILAAATLAGRGPAALGGTAALTAIYLVVHCAAPDGMGAGDVKLALGLGALTGCFGVGAWFLAALGAPLLTAAVGLVRTARRAGAAVPHGPSMCLASAAAVGLTLY
- a CDS encoding LLM class flavin-dependent oxidoreductase, which codes for MPADKGQFLWYIPNTVEPGHRGDDTVDGWGSLDYSVDLALRAEQHGWEGALIGTGWGRPDTFTVATAIAARTTNFAPLVAVRPGYWQPAHFASAAATLDRLNGGRLLINVVSGADDLAAYGDTEVDKGRRYDRTREFIRLVRRLWSEDDVTFRGEFFGVEHSTLQPRPLGAEDGRYPKLYFGGASAAAEQVAATDADVQLFWGESLDGIAERIDRLKSLSHKLGREHAPLEFGLRVTTLVRDTSEQAWRDAEAKVAKLAGTPTMLLLHDPAGSEGQRRLNDLAGRSEVVDSCLYTTPSKYGGEGAGTTWLVGSAAEVAAALRKYADLGVTHFVLSDTPYQSETVRLGDQLLPLLRPTAVPH